A genome region from Populus alba chromosome 5, ASM523922v2, whole genome shotgun sequence includes the following:
- the LOC118061837 gene encoding RAN GTPase-activating protein 2 has translation MDSVTQTFQHRMSVKLWPPSQSTRLMLVERMSKNFITPSFISRKYGLLNKEEAEEGAKKIEEMAFAAANQHYEKEPDGDGSSAVQIYAKESSRLMLEVLKRGPKTQEDEEVKTVDEASAAVANLFDISGGRREFISGEEAEELLKPLKVPGNLYTRICFSNRSFGLDAARVAESILLSIKGQLTEVDLSDCVAGRPESEALEVMGIFSSALEGCKLRYLNLSNNALGEKGVRAFGMLLKTQNILEELYLINDGISEEAARAVCELIPSTEKLKVLHFHNNMTGDEGAAAIAEMLKQSNLLEDFRCSSTRVGLEGGVALAEALGSCSHLRKLDLRDNMFGVEAGIALSKSLFAFADLTEVYLSYLNLEDEGAEALANALKESAPSLEVLDMAGNDITAKGASSLAACIVAKQFLTKLNLAENELKDEGAILIAKAIEAGHGQLNEVDLSTNAIRRAGARLLAQAVMHKPGFKSLNINGNYISDEGIDEVKDIFKSLPDVLGKLDENDPEGEDLDEDAGEEDEDAEDEDEDELESKLKGLEIKHEE, from the coding sequence ATGGATTCTGTGACACAAACTTTCCAACATCGCATGTCTGTCAAATTGTGGCCTCCCAGTCAGAGTACCAGGCTAATGCTTGTAGAGCGGATGAGCAAGAACTTCATTACTCCATCCTTTATCTCCAGAAAGTATGGGTTATTGAACAAAGAGGAGGCTGAGGAGGGTGCCAAGAAAATCGAAGAGATGGCTTTTGCAGCTGCAAACCAGCACTATGAGAAAGAGCCGGATGGTGATGGAAGTTCTGCAGTGCAGATTTATGCTAAAGAATCCAGTAGGCTTATGTTGGAGGTTCTTAAAAGGGGGCCCAAAACACAAGAGGATGAAGAGGTGAAGACAGTTGATGAAGCTTCTGCTGCTGTTGCGAATCTGTTTGATATATCTGGTGGTCGGCGGGAATTTATTAGTGGGGAGGAGGCTGAGGAACTCTTAAAACCCCTCAAGGTGCCAGGAAACTTGTATACTAGGATATGTTTCAGTAATAGAAGCTTTGGCTTGGATGCAGCCCGTGTCGCAGAATCCATCTTGTTGTCCATAAAGGGTCAATTGACAGAAGTGGACCTGTCAGACTGTGTTGCTGGAAGACCGGAATCAGAAGCTCTTGAAGTCATGGGTATATTTTCTTCAGCCCTAGAAGGTTGTAAATTAAGGTATCTGAACCTTTCAAACAATGCATTAGGCGAAAAGGGTGTCAGGGCCTTTGGGATGCTTCTCAAAACCCAGAATATTTTGGAGGAGctttatttaataaatgatGGTATTTCAGAAGAAGCTGCACGTGCAGTTTGTGAGCTAATTCCTTCAACTGAGAAGCTTAAGGTCCTTCATTTTCACAATAATATGACTGGAGATGAAGGTGCAGCTGCTATTGCTGAGATGCTGAAACAATCCAATTTGTTAGAGGATTTTCGATGTTCTTCAACGAGGGTGGGCTTGGAAGGGGGTGTTGCCTTAGCAGAAGCTCTTGGATCATGTAGCCATTTGAGGAAGCTTGATCTGCGTGATAATATGTTTGGTGTTGAAGCTGGTATAGCTCTGAGCAAGTCTTTATTTGCATTTGCAGATCTTACTGAAGTCTACCTCAGTTATCTTAATTTAGAGGATGAGGGGGCAGAAGCACTTGCTAATGCGTTAAAAGAATCGGCACCTTCACTGGAAGTTCTGGATATGGCTGGGAATGACATTACAGCCAAGGGTGCTTCTTCTTTGGCTGCCTGTATTGTGGCAAAACAATTTCTCACCAAATTAAATCTTGCTGAAAATGAACTGAAGGATGAAGGTGCTATTTTGATTGCCAAGGCAATTGAAGCCGGTCATGGCCAGCTAAATGAAGTTGATTTGAGCACTAATGCAATTAGACGTGCTGGGGCAAGGCTCTTGGCACAGGCTGTTATGCACAAGCCTGGATTTAAATCGTTAAATATCAATGGTAATTACATATCTGATGAAGGGATTGATGAGGTGAAGGATATATTTAAGAGTTTGCCTGATGTGCTTGGAAAATTGGACGAGAATGATCCAGAAGGAGAAGATCTTGATGAGGATGCAGGAGAAGAGGATGAGGAtgctgaagatgaagatgaagatgaattgGAATCAAAACTCAAGGGGCTAGAAATCAAGCATGAAGAGTAG